The Vigna angularis cultivar LongXiaoDou No.4 chromosome 6, ASM1680809v1, whole genome shotgun sequence genome contains the following window.
aaacccccacctattatctcgtggtgggtataggaagcttgaggagaaaatcctcaagcaaaaggcaaatgctataccaccatctcagggtggtagccctcctcagcctccttctccaccgtctagacatgagaaatggaagttggcccatatgcgaccatcgggcacctactcttccgacactgcacgagagatttctgaaagaattgtaagttatcactgttcctaaaataataagtattgtcattatacatactacattaaactatttaaagaataatgatgttttgtaatgttacaggacgccttggttgagcagagctcccaaggccaattcactccagagggtcgccaggatattcttgctgctGCGATTGGACGACCTGAACACCCTGGACGTGTACGTGCTGCAGGTCCTAGAGTAGGAATTAaagattattttgggagctcttctcgtcagccttcatattcatacatcgatacacaaaggatgacagaagagatcacaaaaaaggtccgAGAAGACCTTAGAGAGGAGATCAGGGCCgaggtgagggctgaattccaTGTCATGTTCCAGCAGCAGTTTCAGAGCATGCGCCCGGTGCCGTCTCCTATAGAGGAACATGTTAtccctccccctcccacaggtaaacttaataaacatttatgtgcaattatttctatcttttgtataatctaacatttactctgacagggaAAAGCGggaaaggaagttgttccgcatcagccatcccagaggatgacatggacgatggtagtccacgtctgctatacattttagaggatactgagatggtgctggtagctcgtggaacagagtttaggtcagcgactgtatgtcatggtatgcaactattagaggatgaggtgaaggtcccagtggatgaaatgatcataccagatgcctcggttcctctgtccacggaagagattttcactgtggaacaagcatataagtcgtttatcacttggcctaaatttttggttaaaccagtttttgacccctcggtatgaaattcttctttacacttctcaattttaaaggtttttgatgtcaaaacttatcttatcttttcatgtaacaacagacgcgGGCACAAgagaagattcctctatctgaggatgaccccctttcttcattgcatctacttgctgacatccttgatgataagcctttggatgttgagtatgatgctaatgtatttgggacaggctctgaggtcccaatataccttaatagccaagatgtccgtgagcttgcgtcgggaacacaagagttgaatatttcaattattcaactatggacgatgtaagtctatgaccaattatttatatataaaattgatttatatatcaagtatccttatatcaaagt
Protein-coding sequences here:
- the LOC128197409 gene encoding uncharacterized protein LOC128197409, whose product is MSEEWQAIRSKAQGTSAHNKNPHLLSRGGYRKLEEKILKQKANAIPPSQGGSPPQPPSPPSRHEKWKLAHMRPSGTYSSDTAREISERIDALVEQSSQGQFTPEGRQDILAAAIGRPEHPGRVRAAGPRVGIKDYFGSSSRQPSYSYIDTQRMTEEITKKVREDLREEIRAEVRAEFHVMFQQQFQSMRPVPSPIEEHVIPPPPTGKSGKGSCSASAIPEDDMDDGSPRLLYILEDTEMVLVARGTEFRSATVCHGMQLLEDEVKVPVDEMIIPDASVPLSTEEIFTVEQAYKSFITWPKFLVKPVFDPSTRAQEKIPLSEDDPLSSLHLLADILDDKPLDVEYDANVFGTGSEVPIYLNSQDVRELASGTQELNISIIQLWTMYMSGVSNKLGRSDDYGFIDPQSIHESNDFEQINMNLIRSFGRGKKIYLLPYISGRHWQLLVVYARQLCFVVLFIAQASSHTTQTSN